One Gossypium hirsutum isolate 1008001.06 chromosome A11, Gossypium_hirsutum_v2.1, whole genome shotgun sequence genomic window carries:
- the LOC107887404 gene encoding aminopeptidase P2 has protein sequence MHSLPSHAMRPLCLNPSLCSSRFPFFSFSIPIFHKFKNNPTIYKKSQKGPPFFSIRCCGSGSVTAKPSWELRRNRAAVQEPDEKVDALRQLFTKPGIGIDAYIIPSQDAHQSEFIAECYMRRAYISGFTGSAGTAIVTKDKAALWTDGRYFLQAEKQLNTSWKLMRAGNFGVPQASEWLNDVLAPGGRVGIDPFLFSYDAAEELKEVISKKNLELVYLYDLNLVDEIWKESRPKPPNKPIRVHDLKYAGIDVVSKLSSLRAELVAAGSSAIVISMLDEVAWLLNLRGSDVPHSPVMYAYLIVEVDAAKLFVDDSKVTSEVMYHLKKAGVDLRPYDSILSEIRRLAAEGAHLWLDTSSVNAAIVETYKAACDKYLMNRGSRGKRKNKQYFESDSLPVGPSGVYMQSPVSLAKALKNPSELEGMQNSHLRDAAALAQFWCWLEEEIHKNVKLTEVDLADKLLEFRSKQDGFLDTSFDTISGSGANGAIIHYTPEAESCSVVDPNKLFLLDSGAQYVDGTTDITRTVHFGEPTAREKECFTRVLKGHIALDEAVFPENTPGFVLDAFARSALWKIGLDYRHGTGHGVGAALNVHEGPQSISFRYGNMTPLQKGMIVSNEPGYYEDHAFGIRIENLLCVQEINTPNRYGGIEYLGFEKLTFFPIQTKLVDLSLLSIEEMQWLNSYHSQVWEKVSPLLEGSARQWLWKNTRPIAKQ, from the exons ATGCATTCCCTACCATCACATGCGATGCGTCCTCTATGCCTTAACCCATCTCTTTGCTCTTCTCGTTTCCCTTTCTTCTCCTTTTCAATCCCCATTTTCCACAAATTCAAAAACAACCCCACAATTTATAAGAAATCACAAAAGGGTCCTCCGTTTTTTAGCATAAGATGTTGTGGTTCAGGCTCTGTAACCGCCAAGCCTTCATGGGAGCTTCGTAGGAACCGTGCTGCTGTTCAAGAACCAGATGAAAAGGTTGATGCTCTTCGACAGCTTTTTACCAAGCCTGGAATTGGTATTGATGCTTATATCATCCCTTCTCAGGATGCTCATCAG AGTGAGTTCATTGCTGAATGCTACATGAGGAGAGCTTATATATCAGGCTTTACTGGCAGCGCAGGGACTGCTATTGTTACAAAGGATAAAGCAGCTTTATGGACCGATGGTCGCTATTTTCTGCAG GCTGAGAAGCAATTGAATACAAGCTGGAAGCTCATGCGTGCTGGTAATTTTGGAGTCCCACAAGCTAGTGAATGGCTTAATGATGTTTTGGCTCCTGGTGGACGAGTCGGTATTGATCCT TTTCTTTTTTCTTATGATGCTGCAGAAGAATTGAAGGAGGTTATATCTAAGAAGAACCTTGAGTTGGTTTACTTGTACGATTTAAATCTTGTGGATGAAATATGGAAGGAATCAAGACCGAAACCCCCAAACAAGCCAATTAGAGTTCATGATCTGAAATATGCCGGTATAGACGTTGTGTCCAAATTATCTTCCCTCAGGGCCGAACTAGTTGCAGCTGGTTCATCTGCAATTGTTATATCCATGCTTGATGAAGTTGCCTGGTTGCTGAACTTG AGAGGAAGTGATGTCCCACATTCACCTGTTATGTATGCATACTTGATTGTTGAGGTCGATGCGGCAAAGTTATTTGTAGATGATTCTAAAGTCACGTCAGAGGTGATGTATCATTTGAAAAAAGCAGGTGTAGATCTAAGGCCATATGACTCCATCCTTTCTGAAATAAGGAG ATTGGCGGCGGAAGGGGCTCACCTTTGGTTAGATACATCATCGGTTAATGCTGCTATTGTGGAGACCTATAAGGCTGCTTGCGATAAATATCTTATGAACCGTGGGAGTAGAGGCAAAAGAAAGAATAAGCAATATTTTGAATCCGACAGTCTCCCTGTTGGTCCTTCTGGAGTTTATATGCAATCCCCTGTCTCCTTGGCCAAGGCATTGAAAAATCCGTCTGAGTTAGAAGGGATGCAGAATTCTCACTTGAG GGATGCAGCTGCTTTGGCACAGTTCTGGTGCTGGCTGGAAGAGGAAATTCATAAGAACGTGAAACTTACTGAGGTAGACCTTGCAGACAAACTTCTAGAATTCCGTTCGAAGCAAGATGGTTTCCTAGATACGAGCTTTGATACAATAAGCG GTTCGGGTGCAAATGGTGCTATTATTCATTACACACCTGAAGCAGAAAGTTGTAGTGTTGTGGATCCAAATAAATTGTTCCTATTGGATAGCGGAGCGCAATATGTTGATGGAACGACCGACATAACAAGGACAGTACATTTTGGTGAACCAACTGCAAGGGAAAAAGAATGCTTCACTCGTGTTCTAAAG GGTCACATTGCTCTTGATGAGGCAGTATTCCCTGAGAACACTCCAGGTTTTGTGCTGGACGCATTTGCCCGCTCTGCCCTTTGGAAGATTGGACTTGATTACCGACATG GTACCGGACATGGTGTTGGAGCTGCATTAAATGTCCATGAAGGTCCACAAAGTATTAGCTTTAGATATGGAAATATGACCCCCCTACAAAAAGGCATGATTGTTAGCAATGAACCTGGCTACTATGAAGATCATGCCTTTGGCATTCGGATTGAG AATCTCCTTTGTGTACAAGAGATTAATACACCGAATCGTTATGGAGGAATCGAATATCTTGGATTCGAAAAACTAACATTTTTTCCCATTCAG ACTAAATTGGTTGACTTATCTTTACTTTCTATCGAAGAGATGCAATGGCTGAACAGCTATCATTCACAAGTATGGGAAAAG GTTTCACCATTGCTGGAAGGCTCTGCTCGTCAATGGCTTTGGAAAAACACTCGACCCATTGCTAAACAATGA
- the LOC107887430 gene encoding uncharacterized protein isoform X1 gives MHELIYALMCCMFWGMQNSKFLQFVSKMSSGELIIDDNQVKPGLENRATEYQQQYTVGASWADEFAHDEVSTLLTAMWEIRARQKGWREKVAKSNAQTQGRWVASHCLRDSKLCCSGDRGYDGTSSDIWSCGVILFVLMAGYLPFDELSLIGLYKKIWEAFFSCPSWFSSGAMNLIKRILDPNPLTV, from the exons ATGCATGAGTTAATATATGCACTTATGTGCTGTATGTTTTGGGGCATGCAGAAttcaaaatttcttcaatttgTATCCAAGATGAGTAGTGGCGAACTTATCATTGATGATAATCAGGTCAAACCAGGATTAGAGAACCGGGCAACAGAATATCAGCAACAGTACACTGTAGGTGCTTCTTGGGCTGATGAATTTGCCCATGATGAG GTGTCAACTTTATTGACAGCAATGTGGGAAATAAGAGCTCGTCAGAAAGGGTGGAGAGAAAAGGTCGCCAAATCTAATGCGCAGACACAAG GAAGATGGGTTGCTTCACACTGCTTGCGGGACTCCAAATTATGTTGCTCCGGAG ATAGAGGTTATGATGGTACATCATCTGATATTTGGTCTTGCGGAGTTATTCTCTTTGTTCTCATGGCTGGTTATTTGCCTTTTGATGAGCTAAGCCTTATAGGCTTGTATAAGAAA ATCTGGGAGGCTTTTTTCAGCTGTCCATCATGGTTTTCATCTGGTGCTATGAATTTGATTAAGCGTATTCTTGATCCAAACCCTCTTAC CGTATAG
- the LOC107887430 gene encoding CBL-interacting serine/threonine-protein kinase 9 isoform X5, with amino-acid sequence MRRHKEDGLLHTACGTPNYVAPEVLKDRGYDGTSSDIWSCGVILFVLMAGYLPFDELSLIGLYKKIWEAFFSCPSWFSSGAMNLIKRILDPNPLTV; translated from the exons ATGCGCAGACACAAG GAAGATGGGTTGCTTCACACTGCTTGCGGGACTCCAAATTATGTTGCTCCGGAG gtgctCAAAGATAGAGGTTATGATGGTACATCATCTGATATTTGGTCTTGCGGAGTTATTCTCTTTGTTCTCATGGCTGGTTATTTGCCTTTTGATGAGCTAAGCCTTATAGGCTTGTATAAGAAA ATCTGGGAGGCTTTTTTCAGCTGTCCATCATGGTTTTCATCTGGTGCTATGAATTTGATTAAGCGTATTCTTGATCCAAACCCTCTTAC CGTATAG
- the LOC107887430 gene encoding sucrose non-fermenting protein kinase 1 isoform X3 has protein sequence MSSGELIIDDNQVKPGLENRATEYQQQYTVGASWADEFAHDEVSTLLTAMWEIRARQKGWREKVAKSNAQTQGRWVASHCLRDSKLCCSGDRGYDGTSSDIWSCGVILFVLMAGYLPFDELSLIGLYKKIWEAFFSCPSWFSSGAMNLIKRILDPNPLTV, from the exons ATGAGTAGTGGCGAACTTATCATTGATGATAATCAGGTCAAACCAGGATTAGAGAACCGGGCAACAGAATATCAGCAACAGTACACTGTAGGTGCTTCTTGGGCTGATGAATTTGCCCATGATGAG GTGTCAACTTTATTGACAGCAATGTGGGAAATAAGAGCTCGTCAGAAAGGGTGGAGAGAAAAGGTCGCCAAATCTAATGCGCAGACACAAG GAAGATGGGTTGCTTCACACTGCTTGCGGGACTCCAAATTATGTTGCTCCGGAG ATAGAGGTTATGATGGTACATCATCTGATATTTGGTCTTGCGGAGTTATTCTCTTTGTTCTCATGGCTGGTTATTTGCCTTTTGATGAGCTAAGCCTTATAGGCTTGTATAAGAAA ATCTGGGAGGCTTTTTTCAGCTGTCCATCATGGTTTTCATCTGGTGCTATGAATTTGATTAAGCGTATTCTTGATCCAAACCCTCTTAC CGTATAG
- the LOC107887430 gene encoding probable serine/threonine-protein kinase DDB_G0277165 isoform X2 — MHELIYALMCCMFWGMQNSKFLQFVSKMSSGELIIDDNQVKPGLENRATEYQQQYTVGASWADEFAHDEVSTLLTAMWEIRARQKGWREKVAKSNAQTQGWVASHCLRDSKLCCSGDRGYDGTSSDIWSCGVILFVLMAGYLPFDELSLIGLYKKIWEAFFSCPSWFSSGAMNLIKRILDPNPLTV; from the exons ATGCATGAGTTAATATATGCACTTATGTGCTGTATGTTTTGGGGCATGCAGAAttcaaaatttcttcaatttgTATCCAAGATGAGTAGTGGCGAACTTATCATTGATGATAATCAGGTCAAACCAGGATTAGAGAACCGGGCAACAGAATATCAGCAACAGTACACTGTAGGTGCTTCTTGGGCTGATGAATTTGCCCATGATGAG GTGTCAACTTTATTGACAGCAATGTGGGAAATAAGAGCTCGTCAGAAAGGGTGGAGAGAAAAGGTCGCCAAATCTAATGCGCAGACACAAG GATGGGTTGCTTCACACTGCTTGCGGGACTCCAAATTATGTTGCTCCGGAG ATAGAGGTTATGATGGTACATCATCTGATATTTGGTCTTGCGGAGTTATTCTCTTTGTTCTCATGGCTGGTTATTTGCCTTTTGATGAGCTAAGCCTTATAGGCTTGTATAAGAAA ATCTGGGAGGCTTTTTTCAGCTGTCCATCATGGTTTTCATCTGGTGCTATGAATTTGATTAAGCGTATTCTTGATCCAAACCCTCTTAC CGTATAG
- the LOC107887430 gene encoding CBL-interacting serine/threonine-protein kinase 9 isoform X4 has protein sequence MLPLQVSTLLTAMWEIRARQKGWREKVAKSNAQTQGRWVASHCLRDSKLCCSGDRGYDGTSSDIWSCGVILFVLMAGYLPFDELSLIGLYKKIWEAFFSCPSWFSSGAMNLIKRILDPNPLTV, from the exons ATGCTTCCTTTACAA GTGTCAACTTTATTGACAGCAATGTGGGAAATAAGAGCTCGTCAGAAAGGGTGGAGAGAAAAGGTCGCCAAATCTAATGCGCAGACACAAG GAAGATGGGTTGCTTCACACTGCTTGCGGGACTCCAAATTATGTTGCTCCGGAG ATAGAGGTTATGATGGTACATCATCTGATATTTGGTCTTGCGGAGTTATTCTCTTTGTTCTCATGGCTGGTTATTTGCCTTTTGATGAGCTAAGCCTTATAGGCTTGTATAAGAAA ATCTGGGAGGCTTTTTTCAGCTGTCCATCATGGTTTTCATCTGGTGCTATGAATTTGATTAAGCGTATTCTTGATCCAAACCCTCTTAC CGTATAG